The following are encoded together in the Methylorubrum sp. B1-46 genome:
- a CDS encoding RNA-binding S4 domain-containing protein, giving the protein MSEGRQRLDKWLWFARFARTRSMAARLVTDGHVRVNGTRADAPAKAVHCGDVLTVAAPHGTMLVRVLDLGERRGGAPEAQRLYEPVGEDAS; this is encoded by the coding sequence ATGAGCGAGGGGCGCCAGCGCCTCGACAAGTGGCTGTGGTTCGCGCGCTTCGCGCGGACCCGCTCGATGGCGGCCCGGCTCGTCACCGACGGCCATGTCCGCGTGAACGGCACCCGCGCCGACGCGCCGGCCAAAGCGGTCCATTGCGGCGACGTGCTTACCGTCGCGGCCCCCCACGGCACGATGCTGGTCCGAGTGCTCGATCTCGGCGAGCGCCGCGGCGGCGCTCCCGAGGCGCAGCGGCTCTATGAACCCGTCGGCGAAGACGCCTCCTGA
- the tuf gene encoding elongation factor Tu: MAKEKFTRSKPHCNIGTIGHVDHGKTSLTAAITKVLAESGGATFTAYDQIDKAPEEKARGITISTAHVEYETTNRHYAHVDCPGHADYVKNMITGAAQMDGAILVVSAADGPMPQTREHILLARQVGVPALVVFLNKVDMVDDEELLELVELEVRELLSKYDFPGDDIPITKGSALMALEDKEPKIGRDAVLKLMETVDAYIPQPERPIDMPFLMPIEDVFSISGRGTVVTGRVERGIVKVGETVEIVGIRPTTTTTVTGVEMFRKLLDQGQAGDNVGVLLRGTKREDVERGQVVCKPGSVKPHQKFKAEAYILTKEEGGRHTPFFTNYRPQFYFRTTDVTGVCTLPEGTEMVMPGDNVTMDVELIVPVAMEEKLRFAIREGGRTVGAGVVAAIND; encoded by the coding sequence ATGGCCAAGGAAAAGTTCACCCGTTCGAAGCCGCACTGCAACATCGGCACGATCGGACACGTCGATCACGGCAAGACGTCGCTGACGGCGGCGATCACGAAGGTTCTGGCGGAGTCGGGCGGGGCGACCTTCACGGCCTACGACCAGATCGACAAGGCCCCCGAGGAGAAGGCGCGCGGTATCACGATCTCGACCGCCCACGTCGAGTACGAGACCACCAACCGCCACTACGCCCACGTCGACTGCCCCGGCCACGCCGACTACGTGAAGAACATGATCACCGGTGCCGCCCAGATGGACGGCGCGATCCTGGTCGTGTCCGCCGCCGACGGCCCGATGCCGCAGACCCGCGAGCACATCCTGCTCGCCCGTCAGGTCGGCGTGCCGGCGCTCGTCGTGTTCCTCAACAAGGTCGACATGGTCGATGACGAGGAGCTCCTTGAGCTCGTCGAGCTCGAGGTGCGCGAGCTTCTCTCGAAGTACGACTTCCCCGGCGACGACATCCCGATCACCAAGGGCTCGGCCCTGATGGCGCTCGAGGACAAGGAGCCGAAGATCGGCCGCGACGCCGTGCTGAAGCTGATGGAGACGGTCGACGCCTACATCCCGCAGCCGGAGCGTCCGATCGACATGCCGTTCCTGATGCCGATCGAGGACGTGTTCTCGATCTCGGGCCGCGGCACGGTGGTGACGGGTCGCGTCGAGCGCGGCATCGTCAAGGTCGGCGAGACGGTCGAGATCGTCGGCATCCGTCCGACCACGACGACGACGGTGACCGGCGTCGAGATGTTCCGCAAGCTGCTCGACCAGGGCCAGGCGGGCGACAACGTCGGCGTGCTGCTGCGCGGCACGAAGCGCGAGGATGTCGAGCGCGGCCAGGTCGTGTGCAAGCCGGGTTCGGTGAAGCCGCACCAGAAGTTCAAGGCCGAGGCCTACATCCTGACGAAGGAAGAGGGCGGCCGCCACACGCCGTTCTTCACCAACTACCGCCCGCAGTTCTACTTCCGCACCACGGACGTGACCGGGGTGTGCACGCTGCCCGAGGGCACCGAGATGGTGATGCCGGGCGACAACGTGACCATGGACGTCGAGCTGATCGTGCCGGTGGCCATGGAAGAGAAGCTGCGCTTCGCCATCCGCGAAGGCGGCCGTACCGTCGGTGCCGGCGTCGTCGCCGCCATCAACGACTGA